One Aneurinibacillus migulanus genomic region harbors:
- a CDS encoding RluA family pseudouridine synthase, translated as MRKEQTGKNQVLRFTVPPDVQDAEKNVRSFLREDHGISRSLLVELKHVKGIRLNGASTYLDHSLQAGDVIELHLPEEESENIVPEPMPLQIVFEDEDILIVNKPSNLCVHPTLLHPDGTLANGVIHHWRLQGISRKFRAVNRLDKDTSGLVLIAKSQFSHQQLATVQRQNGITRYYEALVHGQVKEEGGTIDAPIMRKADSLMERVVHESGQWARTHYTVLERYNGFTHVRIKLDTGRTHQIRVHMSHIGHPLLGDDLYGGERTLISRQALHSRILSFPHPRHKEELSFTTPLPDDMSCLIRQ; from the coding sequence ATGAGAAAAGAACAGACAGGAAAAAACCAGGTGCTCCGTTTTACCGTGCCGCCTGACGTTCAGGATGCAGAAAAAAACGTGCGTAGCTTTCTGCGCGAAGATCACGGGATCTCACGCAGTTTACTGGTCGAACTCAAACATGTAAAAGGCATTCGTCTAAACGGGGCATCGACGTATCTTGATCATTCGCTACAAGCGGGCGATGTGATAGAATTACATCTTCCCGAGGAGGAATCGGAAAATATTGTACCAGAACCGATGCCATTACAAATTGTATTTGAGGATGAGGATATACTCATTGTGAACAAACCATCGAATTTATGCGTGCATCCGACCCTGCTACATCCGGATGGAACATTAGCTAATGGAGTTATTCACCATTGGCGGCTGCAGGGCATCTCACGTAAATTTCGCGCAGTTAACCGTCTAGATAAGGATACGTCCGGTTTGGTACTAATCGCTAAAAGTCAGTTCTCCCATCAGCAACTAGCTACAGTGCAGCGGCAAAACGGCATTACACGCTATTATGAAGCGCTTGTACATGGTCAGGTGAAGGAGGAAGGGGGAACGATCGATGCGCCAATTATGCGTAAAGCGGACTCTCTTATGGAGCGTGTCGTTCATGAGAGTGGTCAGTGGGCACGGACGCACTATACGGTGCTTGAAAGGTATAACGGATTTACTCATGTAAGAATCAAGCTCGACACGGGACGTACACATCAAATTCGCGTGCATATGAGTCATATCGGTCATCCATTGCTTGGAGACGATTTATATGGAGGAGAGCGGACGCTGATTTCCCGACAGGCCCTCCATTCCAGAATTCTTTCATTTCCGCATCCGCGTCATAAAGAAGAGCTTTCTTTCACGACGCCTTTGCCGGATGACATGAGTTGTTTAATCAGGCAGTAA
- the xsc gene encoding sulfoacetaldehyde acetyltransferase, which yields MEKVKSKAITGKKVKMTPSEAIVETLVAEGVTHINGILGSAFMDLLDLLPAAGIRFIGVRHEQSGAHMADAYTRVSGIAGVVIGQNGPGITNMVTSVAAAYQAHTPMVVISPSAGTPTIGWDGFQECDQVSVFKAITKETVRVTHPSRVADCLRTAFRIAYAERGPVLFDIPRDYFYGELEDQILEPHQYRVDARGCGSPESLERAAQLLSEAKYPVIISGRGTVDSDGIDAVRAIAEYLTAPVAVSYMHNDAFPANHPLAVGPIGYMGAKSAMKTLAKADVVLAIGTRLSVFGTLPCYDIDYFPKTAQIIQIDINPRNIARTHPIEVGIIGDARAASQEIMKRLKEIAPSRKENSDRLLEVANEKQVWEQELVDLAMVEGSPINPRRALLELTKAIPENTIVTTDIGNVSSTANAYLKFNEGRKHIAALTFGNTGFAYPSALGAKIAQPDCPVVAIVGDGAWGMSLHEVSTAVEENIPVVACVFNNGAWCAEKKNQVDFYNNRFVGADIDNPDFAEVARAMGAVGIRVEKAEELGAVIQEAIKSNKPTVIDIQVDGSQLAPPFRKDALKMPIRLLEKYAHLDHRNW from the coding sequence ATGGAAAAGGTAAAATCGAAAGCGATAACAGGCAAAAAAGTGAAAATGACACCTAGCGAGGCTATCGTAGAGACTCTGGTAGCTGAAGGAGTTACTCATATTAATGGGATTTTAGGCTCCGCTTTTATGGATCTGCTAGACTTGCTTCCTGCTGCAGGCATTCGTTTTATCGGAGTTCGCCATGAACAAAGCGGCGCTCATATGGCAGATGCATATACGCGTGTTAGCGGAATAGCTGGGGTTGTCATCGGACAGAATGGTCCTGGAATTACCAACATGGTAACTTCAGTAGCTGCTGCTTATCAAGCTCATACGCCTATGGTTGTTATTTCTCCTTCTGCAGGAACCCCTACTATTGGATGGGATGGCTTCCAAGAATGTGACCAGGTTTCTGTTTTTAAAGCGATTACAAAAGAGACAGTACGCGTTACACATCCAAGCCGGGTAGCCGATTGCTTACGTACTGCATTCCGCATTGCCTATGCTGAACGCGGTCCTGTCTTGTTTGATATCCCTCGTGACTATTTCTATGGCGAACTGGAAGACCAAATTCTTGAGCCTCATCAGTACCGTGTTGATGCTCGTGGATGCGGTTCACCAGAATCTTTGGAAAGAGCGGCCCAATTGTTAAGTGAAGCGAAATATCCGGTTATCATTTCCGGACGAGGTACAGTTGACTCTGATGGTATTGACGCAGTGAGAGCGATTGCGGAATATTTAACAGCACCAGTAGCGGTTTCATACATGCATAATGATGCATTCCCGGCTAATCATCCATTAGCTGTTGGACCAATTGGTTACATGGGTGCTAAATCAGCGATGAAAACGTTAGCAAAAGCGGATGTGGTGCTCGCGATTGGTACGCGTCTATCTGTATTCGGAACACTGCCTTGCTATGATATCGATTATTTCCCGAAGACAGCGCAAATCATTCAAATAGACATTAATCCGCGCAATATTGCACGTACACATCCGATTGAAGTGGGCATTATCGGGGATGCACGGGCAGCTAGTCAAGAAATTATGAAACGATTAAAAGAAATTGCGCCAAGCAGAAAAGAAAATAGCGATCGCTTGTTAGAAGTCGCAAATGAAAAACAAGTATGGGAGCAAGAATTGGTTGACCTGGCGATGGTAGAAGGAAGTCCGATTAATCCTCGCAGAGCACTATTGGAACTTACAAAAGCGATTCCAGAAAATACAATCGTGACAACGGATATTGGAAACGTTTCTTCTACAGCGAATGCGTATCTCAAGTTTAACGAAGGTCGTAAACACATTGCAGCTCTTACATTTGGTAATACAGGCTTTGCGTATCCTTCAGCTCTTGGTGCTAAAATTGCTCAACCGGATTGCCCAGTTGTTGCGATTGTTGGCGATGGAGCATGGGGCATGAGCTTGCATGAAGTAAGCACAGCAGTAGAGGAAAATATCCCGGTTGTGGCTTGCGTCTTTAATAACGGAGCATGGTGCGCGGAAAAGAAAAATCAGGTCGACTTTTATAACAATCGCTTTGTTGGAGCGGATATTGATAACCCTGATTTTGCTGAAGTGGCACGTGCGATGGGTGCTGTCGGTATTCGAGTTGAGAAAGCCGAGGAATTGGGAGCGGTGATTCAAGAGGCGATTAAATCAAACAAACCTACGGTTATTGACATTCAGGTAGACGGCAGCCAACTGGCACCTCCGTTTAGAAAAGATGCGTTGAAAATGCCGATTCGTCTGTTGGAGAAGTATGCTCACTTAGACCATAGAAATTGGTAA
- the pduL gene encoding phosphate propanoyltransferase, with protein MIKKVIEQSNNLLYEPELRTIPVGVSARHIHLSLEHIDTLFGKGYELQLYKELSQPGQFAAKESVMLAGPKGTIDKVRILGPARGTTQVEVSLTDAHRLGISPPIRDSGDIAGSSPITIIGPKGSVYLKEGAIIASRHIHMSEEDAWQFQVHDKEKVHVISQTERRVIFSDVKIRVHANYRLEFHIDTDEANAARLTNQDQVWILKYE; from the coding sequence ATGATAAAGAAAGTAATAGAGCAAAGTAACAATTTACTATATGAGCCGGAGCTACGTACCATTCCTGTGGGCGTATCAGCCAGACATATTCATCTTTCCCTTGAACATATCGATACTTTGTTCGGAAAGGGATACGAGCTCCAGCTTTACAAAGAGCTATCTCAGCCCGGTCAATTTGCGGCAAAAGAAAGCGTGATGCTTGCCGGGCCTAAAGGCACGATAGATAAGGTAAGAATACTGGGCCCCGCTCGCGGCACTACACAAGTGGAAGTATCCCTAACTGATGCCCATCGCTTAGGGATATCTCCCCCGATCAGGGATTCAGGAGATATAGCTGGAAGCAGTCCGATTACAATCATCGGGCCAAAAGGATCTGTGTATTTAAAAGAAGGGGCAATTATTGCAAGCAGACACATTCATATGTCTGAAGAAGATGCCTGGCAGTTTCAGGTTCATGATAAGGAAAAAGTACACGTTATCTCACAGACGGAGAGACGGGTTATCTTTAGTGATGTAAAAATTCGAGTGCATGCTAATTATCGCCTAGAATTCCATATCGATACGGACGAAGCAAACGCCGCCAGGCTAACCAATCAAGATCAGGTGTGGATTTTAAAATACGAATAG
- a CDS encoding GntR family transcriptional regulator, which translates to MELDSTNPIPLHVQLKNVLENQILQKQYTEKIPSERELMEMYSVSRSTVREAVSALVREGILEKKHGKGTFVSRKPVQEWLRMTSFTETIKQMDIKLLLNEIVPTPENIEDVSGFLDESYYIKRLRLKENVPIALENHYYPLEIGEKLAQYDLNKTILYDVLEDELGIHFWEAEQIITCGYLPEEDIKHLDVTESTCLLITERMITAPDGNLVEYYKGFFRADMYSFAMKMSRRPHPLL; encoded by the coding sequence ATGGAGTTAGATTCTACCAATCCGATACCGCTGCATGTTCAGTTGAAAAATGTATTAGAAAATCAAATATTGCAGAAACAGTATACGGAAAAAATTCCAAGCGAAAGAGAATTAATGGAGATGTACTCTGTTAGTAGAAGTACAGTCAGAGAAGCGGTTTCCGCTCTCGTTCGTGAAGGGATCTTAGAAAAAAAACATGGTAAAGGAACGTTTGTATCACGTAAGCCTGTACAAGAATGGCTACGGATGACCAGTTTTACCGAAACCATTAAACAGATGGATATTAAGCTATTACTTAACGAGATTGTCCCTACACCTGAAAATATTGAAGATGTAAGTGGTTTTCTTGATGAGTCCTATTACATTAAACGTCTGCGACTAAAAGAAAACGTTCCCATTGCGCTTGAGAACCACTATTATCCTCTGGAAATCGGCGAGAAATTAGCACAATACGATTTAAATAAAACCATTCTGTATGATGTGTTAGAAGATGAGCTAGGTATTCACTTCTGGGAAGCAGAGCAAATTATTACATGTGGCTATTTGCCTGAGGAAGACATAAAGCATTTAGATGTTACAGAATCTACTTGTTTGTTGATTACAGAACGTATGATTACAGCCCCGGATGGCAACCTCGTAGAATATTATAAAGGTTTTTTCCGTGCTGATATGTATTCCTTTGCAATGAAGATGTCACGAAGGCCACATCCTTTACTTTGA
- a CDS encoding DMT family transporter translates to MSYVAVMLLLSSAFLHATWNFLSKRAGGGIAFVWLFTAIGTVIYTPIVCVFLLFNPYTGETINLIYVVGSILLHLLYFVILQKGYTKSDFSLIYPVARGLGPMLVTMMAILLFNERPSLAVFIGTAIIVGSVFFLTGGITIFNDNRALSAIRYGFMLGMIIAGYTLWDKYVVSYLFIAPLLLDYLTTLGRLIMLTPVAFRSWTDICDEWKTHRREAIGVGILNSLAYILVLSAMVLAPISYVAPIRELSILIGTIFGIYFLKEGYGWQRIIAASTIVVGVAVIITG, encoded by the coding sequence ATGTCATATGTAGCTGTTATGCTCCTTTTATCCTCAGCGTTTCTTCATGCTACATGGAATTTTCTATCTAAGCGTGCGGGAGGAGGAATTGCATTTGTATGGCTTTTTACTGCTATCGGGACTGTTATTTACACCCCAATTGTATGTGTGTTTCTTCTATTTAACCCATATACAGGAGAAACTATTAATTTGATATATGTAGTAGGGAGTATTCTTTTGCATCTTTTGTATTTTGTTATTTTGCAAAAAGGATACACAAAAAGCGATTTTTCTTTAATTTATCCTGTTGCACGTGGACTTGGTCCGATGCTTGTAACAATGATGGCTATTTTATTATTTAACGAAAGGCCTTCCTTAGCCGTATTTATCGGTACAGCCATCATTGTAGGCAGCGTTTTTTTTCTTACGGGAGGCATTACAATATTCAACGACAACCGGGCTTTATCAGCGATTCGTTACGGATTCATGTTAGGTATGATCATAGCTGGATATACATTATGGGATAAGTATGTGGTGAGTTATCTTTTCATCGCACCTTTATTACTGGATTATTTAACCACGCTGGGTCGCCTTATCATGTTGACCCCTGTTGCTTTTCGATCCTGGACAGATATATGCGATGAATGGAAGACACATCGGAGAGAAGCAATCGGAGTAGGTATTCTTAATTCATTAGCTTATATATTGGTCCTAAGCGCTATGGTTTTAGCACCCATTAGTTATGTAGCGCCTATTCGTGAGCTTAGTATTTTAATTGGAACAATATTCGGCATTTATTTTCTGAAGGAGGGATATGGCTGGCAACGTATTATAGCAGCAAGCACAATAGTAGTAGGAGTGGCAGTTATTATTACCGGATAA